ATATGGTGAAGCCTCTCTTTGTCACTATCGCCCACAACTGTGGAATTAAGAAAGTGCCTCACTTCAGCAATGGGAGAAGCGAACGTTAGTAGTTTTCCCATTCAGTTTTATGTTGTATGTATGTCCATGAAACTAAGACGCTATGCATGCATTCCATAAGATACACTGCTTCCCATTATTTTAATACCAGTGCTGGCTAAATACCACAATGAAGTTTCTACCTGAATGTGATCAAAAGATAGTGATCAGTTTTTACTTCAAAGCCAGTAGTTTGTTTGCCTGTTTGCTATTTTATTGATCAAACTACCTGCCTTCTCTCCCTGAAATCCACAgcaaaactgaaaatatttcagCATACTATTTCACCAAATAtggggaaggaaaaaaaatggagcGCAGGGTTTGGTTCATCTATCTGAGATTTCCACGATTCGCGGGAATCAATGTTATTGCGGTTGGCTTGCAAATGCGTATGTGGAAAAGAAGTGTTGGTGTTTCCTGATAATATTTCCCCCACTTCTGCTCTGCTTCCATATTATCATCCAAGTTACATTTGTATGGGTGAGGGTGTGATATTGGCTGGGCCTCTGAGCAGGCTCGCTCCCATGTGgtgttctggttcaggttgggCAGCAGCTGAGCGGGTGAGCAGGTAGGGTGAGTGTATGTTAATCTATGTAAAGATACCAGTTTGGATATGTGCTGTCCTGGTTGTGGTGCAACATTAAAGGTGAAATACATGCATGGAAAACCCCTGTTGCTCCACCACTGGAGGAGGAGCGTAGTGTCAGTCTACTTTAGAGGCTGCTCATAAATGTctttatcttaaaaaaaacgtcagaGGAATGTTGACTGTGGTCTTTTAAGTGTCATTGGGGGAGGTTATTTTAGCTACAGAAAGCTATTTAAAAAAGTCAAGGTCTCCATAACCAAATTTGAATAACCGACTGAATAATTGCTTTACTTGTTTCACACTGATGGCAGACACCACCGCCAGGACAActacaggagtcaccaacatgCACCATCTGTCTGAAAAGATGAGGAAACATGATTTGACCAAGATCCATATGGACCGTTGAAATTTTCAATGTTTAGCCGAGTGAACATTGCCACCCAGTTAGATGAGAGCTACAGGCTGGTAGTTCAGGGTCACACAATGATGAGGTAAGCAGAAATTAATACATCCTAGTTTGCCTCTTCGACTGTTTGAAATTTTATGGTGTGTTTGATTTTGCCTTGCAGGGCAAAGATGAAAGAGAGGGCTCAAACAATCCTGGCATTTCATTGTGGCAAGGATGATTTCCACTGTTTTCAATTGGACTTCAGAGACCGTTCAGAACAAACTTCTGAAGTGCATGCTCGGGGTCGTCACGGGTCGTGTAACAGAGGAGGTCAAGTCTGCTAAGTTCGTAGCCATCCAAGCCGATGACACCACTGACATTTCAGCACTGACATGGCTTGTGCTTGTGATTAGATATATAGACGTGCAGCTTACAATGCAAGAAGGCTTTCTTTTAGTTTCCGCCTGTGGGTGCAACGTCTAACTCGACTACCAGTTTGTTATTGGAAAGAGTGGACAGCCTGTTTTTCCTATGGTGCCAACAAATAGCTCAAGCATATGATAGAGCCTGTGTGATAAGTGGAGAGTAGGCCATGTGCAGTAGTAAAAGCTATAAAGCCAAGATACACTGACCACACTAAGACCAGCTATCTTGGATTCCCTTATTCTGCTTTTGTTACAGTTTTCTGATGTTAACCTCGGGAATGAATGAATTACAAGATGTAAAGATTGACATCCCTTCTCTGTTAAACTGTTTGATGACCACAGTAATTTTATTTGTGACTATAGGGCTTACAGTAAGTGGCTTATGGAGCAACAGGGAAATCTTTGTGTGAGTTGACTGATGGGGTGGTTATCTAGCTACCTATCAATTTACCTATTAAACAGGTAAACTCTGTCATCATAACAATCAACCCCTTCCCACCGTTAAATTTCTGGGGACCACCACTGCGATGGACTGCAGCACATCTTGATTGTGTAATCGTTGAATCAGGGGTACAGTGTCGTCTGAAATGCTTATCTCATCACTTGCAAGCATGTGCACAAGGCATATTATATTATATGCATATTCATTGCGAAACTAGTGTTAAAACTgaattcaacctggagagactcacgcagagagagaagaagaCAATTAAAGGGTTTTATTGACAagatttctttggcgctcgggccccggcggaggacatgcaagctgaaccgctgtgagcttgaaagtccggcAAAGGGAGATAGATGATGGATATCTTCCCCCCGGGACCCAAACCGTACGAAGGAAGGAGAGACCGAGGACCTTGAGACACCGGGTGGAaatggggaggtggtgggatgcagcttgGCTGGCGAACAGGGAGAGCCCGGGAAGGAGAGCCTTATATCTGGATCTGgacggttgatgagcgattggccacacctggtgagtctgccatgttgaatttgcggctagccttcatcacagcagcttgCAGACAGACGGACAGCATGCCATTACATTCAGTTCTATAGAGAAGACAGCGgcatttctggatcatgtttaTGGCGTCTTTACGTAATGGAGCTTTAACCTGAATCTCTGGATGGAACATTCAACTGTGCACGAAGAAAATTATCTGGAATTGTTCCTGAGTCCATACAGTGCGCTCAGATatttctccagattctctgaatcttttcatgataatatgtacgatgatgaattttcaaagtcttgGCAATTTTGACGTTGAAGAAGTGTGatctgaaattgctccacaatttgAAATTATTTTGAATAATGCTGAATCTCTGAGCAtcttacttctgagagactctgcctctctaaggtgctcttttttttatacTCGATCATTTTACTGACCTgttaccaattaacctaactaGTTGAAACATGTTCTtccatctgtttcttttttagaaCCACTtaattttccagccttttgttgccatGTTCCAACTTTTGCCACCAACAGATTCAAAATGAGCTCATATTTTTAACGAAATGTGAAAGGTctcatatattttttatatattctgTTGTTAATAAAATACTGTTTTATAATGTTTGCCAattttattgaatttttacttacattttacacagcattacAACTTTTTTTGGAATTAGGATTATAACTCTACTTTTACCCTTCACATGATGAACTCGGAATATCAAATTTAGCCCAGCCTCCCCCCACACAGCTCATTGCAGACCCGTATATTCCCTCTGTTGAAAGGAAGCCTGGTCTCctgctccactgagcaccgatTCAGCTTATCTTTTAAAAGCACAGATTGCTTGCTTTGTAAATCATGAGGTCACGtacattatttttctttgaaactgaTTTAATATCTGCACCATGTCAACAGACAAAAGGAAGGTATACAACATTCTTTTGTTGCTCCTTAAAGTCACAGCTTGGCCTACAGCTGACAGATGATGTAAGCATCCAAAGAGCAGTCTCGCACCACACGCCAGAAGCCGTTATCTGACAGTATAGTGCAGCCTGTATCTTTAATGGTATCATCTGGCTGTGCCTCTCCCCATTTGGTGAAGGTCAGAGGCTGATTGTTGATATTAGTTTCAAAGTTCCCATCAGCTTTTTTATTATTgacactgatccatgcgtttttATCATCTTCACCCCAGAGCTGAGCCAGCATGCTGTTCTCCTCCTCACTCTGGGGCTGAGCCAGCCCTAAGCCTTGTTGGGAGCAGAACTCGGCGGCCTTCAGGAAAGAGCCTCTCTCCTTGTTGGACACAAAGTATTTTTGCCCAATCTTCCTCACAAAGTTAAAGTTTATGgctgaaaaaaagacaacaacatgCGGCGGATCAGGAAGAATCACCAAGGAAACACATctggtataaaaaaaaagttcaactgTTCTTAATTCTTAATGCTGACGTGTACTCTTTTCCTTGAAAATGATACCATCTACACACATCACTTGTGTCACTTGTGTCAAAGTGAATTCAAATCCATGGTCGCTAAATAGGGTACTTACCCAATTCTAACTTAACAATGGTCTTCTGTAAAGTTTCAACATCCCGAACAACAGGACCAAAGAGATCTGATTTGAAAAGAGTAAATTCAGGTGTCAAAGTTCATTCAGCTGTATGTCGCTCACTGATGTGAAAACTGTATCAGTGATGTCTTTTCTTTAACTCACAGAAACATGCACCTTACAATATAAAGCAGACTAGATCTCAATACTTTTGCAAATGTGACAGACCATGCTTTTATGAGATGTGCATGGAATTTAATTACATAACCCAAGAGCatgttttttgttaaaaagaaattcACATATACTTTCAATCTTGTAATCAATTATTATAATGTAATGagctaaaattaaaaaatgaataataataataaataatttgaATCAATTAAACATTACAGAGATTGAATTACTGCAGATCTGGATGCAAAATACAGgctctcctctttctctgtccATCACAGATAAATGTGTCTGTACCTTTTGTCATGAGTTGTGCACAGTTaggaataaagaaagaaaaaactttcATCCATAATAACTCTACGGCTGTATAATGTGCATCAAGAGATGCAAAAAGATAAATACAACAATTACTGAAAGTATTTCAACAAATGTCTCAGGTAGCTATATTAAATATTGATCACCTGGTCCACACACTATTGCTGGTCCAGGTTCCCCAGTTGGTCCACGTGCTCCATATGGTCCCGGAAATCCTGAGTCCAAAAAGAATAAGAATCTGACTCAGCTTTTTTGGCCAATCATGTGTACACGTGGAAAAACTTGACTCCAACTATCATTACTCTCTGCGTAACTAAACAGGAATAGATGTAACGGTTAATACCAAGGCCAACACATTTGAACAGACAAACGttaagagtaaaaaaagtgcaaaaaaaattCATATAGAAAGGTTATAAATGCAGTAGAGGATTATGTGCGGTGGTTAGCACTGCCGCACAGCAACAGGGTTCCAGATTCAATTCCCGGTTGGGGTCTTTCTgtgtagagtttgcatgttctccgcGTGTATACATGGGTTCTCTCAgtgtactccggcttcctctcaccatccaaaaacatgaatgtcaggttaattggtgactgggataggctccagcccccccgcaaccctaaattaattaaaaaggtatggaaaatggatggatagaatcACATAAGAGAGTTAAGGAAAAACGCTGATCAACTTCTTAGATTTAAgataaatatatgtatacaaaaaaaagaaaagaatgataACTAATTGTAAACCTTTTTGGCATCGAAGTGAACCTAAATGTAAGGCAGTAAATAACTGATTAAACAAGTAAATATAGAGCAACAGAAAAGGCTTGTCTCCTGTAACTCAGACCAGATGTTTGGCTAAAGCCTGCCGCTAGGTGGCAGTGTGGTTCCATAATAAATATGTAACGGTGTATATTAACACCAATTAGTTTTGACAATGAAAAAATACAGTCTTTTGGGGTATTTTCAGACAGCACTATCATGCTTGACAGTAACTTAAAGCCCGGAACAAGGTGGAGTGTCACATGGGACTTAGACACGAGAGAAATGGAAGAAGTAACAAGAGATGTGTTGTTGCCAATGTGACGGAGGACAGATTGGTGTTTTCTCTTCGGGGAAGCATTGGCTTACAAAGTTAACTTTACAAAGCATTCAGACAAAACCTGGGTCTTTCTGGATCCTGATTTGTCCTCttaattctgtgtgtgtgcacgagAACTGCATTTAGTGAAACAGAAacttatttatatacatattcaGTGGTCTTAGCTGATTTTCTCTcgggtaaaaaaacaaaaaaacacaagtaggTTATTGTACAGAACCAGCTCAAATCCTTCTGGACAACCTCAGGACAGGACAAGGCTGCaagtccagatggtgtcagatCCAGGTTCCTGAAGTCCTGTGAGGAGCACCTAACTAAGATTCTACAGCACCTCTTCAACCTTAGTCTGAGTCAAGTAAGGTTCCAgtgctgtggaagacatcctcCCTTGTTCCAGTGCCAAAATAAAATCTCAAACATCGTGTAAGTGACCGCAGGCCAGTTGCCTAACATCCCATATCataaaagaccaggagaaactgcTACTGGTTCACCTCAGAAAGAAAGTAAACATCTTTCAGGAAACAATATGGTTTGCTTATCTTCCTAGAGGTGGTGTTGCCATCATCTACATGCTTCAGCGCACCCACTCTCATCTgcacaaagcaggcagcacagtgaggatcatgttctttgacttatCCAGAGCTTTTAATCACCCTACACTGTTATGTAAGAAGCTCCAGAATATACATATAAATGTCTGCACAACCACCTGGATTATTGGCTGCCTGACAAACTGACCACATTTTGTGAAACTGAAGGGCTGTGTGTCTGAGAAagtggtcagcagcacaggagcacctcAGGGCACTGTACTCTCACTGTTTCTCTCCACTCTGTACACCTTGGACTTCCattacaactcagagtcctgttaCCTCCTGTATCAGTGATGGAAAAGAGGCTGAGTACAAGAAGCTGATCAATCACAATCACCTCATCTtgaaaacaatcaaaacaaaagtgatgattgtggattttaggaggaccagGAATAAGTCAAACACTGTCTCCATTCTCTAATGTggactgctctatagcccagagaaatctggcatgctgcgttttgcataatattgccatgaacgagggtctcccactacctgaaggtgtggtgccagaagacccccttcatggaccgccccatcaaagtgccatcatgatgaggcaacagctgattgcacggctttagttgcagtcatcgggcacatttttaagccatttttatATCAAATTATTTCTTCATCACTtcagtgacattacgaactacaggggacacggaattaacagaaATCGTAATATTTCTGTGGACAAATTACGTATCCATGAATGGGAAGTGCAACTGACCAAAGTGATATTATGCAAAGGACCATATGTGAGTCTGGAGAGTCGATATGTATCAATTTAAGTTGCTGTTAGTTTCTTTGCCATGAATTGGGAAATGTTGCCATAAATTCTTAGCTGTGTTGGGCTATGTTCTCTTGGCAGTAGATTTGACAGCCTTCTCTCTCCCCTGATTGTTTATAAAATGGTATCAAAGAAGCAAGAGAGAGCCAGCAACTCAAGTGAGTTAATGCTGGATGAAAACAGCCAGCACGGTGACATGAACAGCTGAGGTAAACTATGGTTACAGCTTAACTTTAACAAGACCATTGTCTTTGTCCAAGTACACAGGCATAGGAGTGGCATCAGGTTATTGTCTGAAGTAAATCTGACCGAAGTGACTGATTGTGCTTGGTTATAAACTCAGGATTTTATCAGAGTGGAGGGACGGTCTTGAAATGTTCTACGCAACCACGAGTTGACAAATAGTCTAAATGAGCTGCATTCATTGACACTGTTTCACAAGGTGGTTGAGAGAACAGTTGTTAAGTTAAGCTAGTCATTTTCACCTCGCAATCCAGGGGGTCCAACGGGTCCCCTAATTCCCGGATCCCCTTTTTCACATTTGGAACCAGGAGGACCCGGCTCCTCACTGCAGCCTGTATGAACCATCCAGCAGAGGACGCAGAAAAGAAGATAAAGCCTCATCTTCTTGGTGTAAAGTGGAATACTGTTGAAAAAGTTTTTATATACAAATTTTTAAATACAAATATACAGTAGTTAGTTATTAACGTGGtgtaaaaaacaaatgagatTAGTCCATTTCACAATTTGAATTCATCACAAATCAAGTCTCTGATAGTTTCCACTTTGCAACAGATACATAATAGTGTATGTGTCCTTTCAATTGGTTTTCATCATGTAACACTTAAAAAATATTCAGTTCAACACACAAGTAAAAAATCAAGTTAAAAAGAAGGTACCATTCAAATGTGACATTAATCATGTTCTGATTATCATTGGAAAAGGAACTTACAGACTAAATAGGAGAATCTCCAGAATGTGATGTTCCTTTGCTGTTTCCAAACTCGAGTAACACAAAACAAAccatttcaaattaaatttatgcAATATCCAGCCCAGAGGAAATGAAAAGCAGTTAAAAATGCTGAGCGTGCAACACAAAAGAGAAGCGAAAGTATCAGATGTTCAATCTTTGTGAAGTCTTATGTATCCTACAAACAGTAGTTCCTATAAGCAGCAGTTCCTCTTTCAATCCaagatttttagttttttagtttATCTGTTTTCTTGTAAATTTACCTTTTTGTAATATGTTCTGTTATATTTTCTGAACAAAAGAATTCAAAGCAGAAAATGGTATCGAGTCTTAATTTCCATCTTGAGTTAATTGATGTTGGGTGTGTGTTTTGATGTCCTTATTTGCTCAGGATGTGGagattggatcaaagagaagtttcagtgcaatccaTTAGTTTCCTTTGCTAGGCAGCTCTGTATCAATGGGAGCTATTTGGTATCTAATGAAtctgatttgattggattatgatcgTGTTACagtgaattggactctaattgtcttgaactggactgtttctttgaagtgccttgacatGACATTTGCTGCGATTTAGCACtatgtaaataaaactgaattcaattcaattgagACTAAAAATGATTTTGACAGCATCAGCAGCTTGATGGTAACATTAGTTACACTGGGCTCAAAAAGTGAAAATACTCACCACAAGTTGTACTTTCCAACCAGACACATTTAGCACAAGTTGCAGCAACTGTAAACGAGCTGAATGAGACAGGAGTGACAGCTAGCTGAGCCTAATCAATCAAATGTTAAATAGATCAATAAGTTGATAAAGAATCATCTACTGAGAGATTTCTTGTTTTGATAGTTGTATACATATCACTAAATTCTGCTTGCCATGGGCGTCGTTAGGCCTATTTTACAGGGGCTTTAGCCAATCAATTTAGGAGGCCCTGGGCCACTATTTGCTTTAGTGATGATCGCGGTGTTATCGGTCGATCGAACCACGTTTGGCTAGTGATAACTGATGCACGCCGCATTAAAGTTTCACACTTCAAGTCCCGTTCTCGTGCCGAGATGGTTCTCCCTAACAGAAATTGTTTCCGCGCACTCACTGATCCACGTTATTACGCTTTGCTTTCTCCACACAAACCCCCAAAAATGGCTCAGGTACTGTAGACCTTTTAATCAATTGTCTGAGGTTCTAGCTAGGAGGTTTTCTCATTTTATTTGATGCTCGTAGTAAGATACGTGCTTTTATTTCTTGAACGTGTCATCAAACTGAATTAATTTCAATTCCCTGAGAATGCATTCTGAAACACAATCATTATGTAAGCTGCATGGTAAGCTGCTTACCCCCCTGCACAGTTCTCATGATCAGTTCACGATATTATAATGTTGGCCTGTGATGACATTGATTACAGTCAAATGCTGTTAAGAAGCAGGGGCCAACATCAGCTATAAGGAGTTCAGAAACCCACTGCGGTCCTCTCAACATAGTGACACTTGGGTTGGCTCAACGAGGTCACTTGATatcaaataaaagcaaagaCAGAACTGTACacagtccttcatatatttagTTGAACACACTTTTTAATGCTAGTCCTGATACAGAGCTCCACCTCCTTAAACACTGTGATTCATGCCTCTTCTCTATGATGCACAGCGTGTTTTCAGACATCAAATGTTTCATCAAAACCAGGTGTGACACAGGAAAGGCACTAAAGCTCAACAGAATTGAAAATACAAAACACATGGAATAGGACACTTTCATTACTCATTTTAGTAAATGGggaagttccatctttttttgttaaagTCAATAGAGTGGCAGATTGGATTCATCAGTCTGCCAGAACCTGTGCTCCCTATCTATAAAGCCTATATTATGTCCTACCatctaatgttttattttatgaatatatgtatatttttttatatatcatGCTCGATAAGTCCAGAGGAGCAGACTTTTCAACAAACCAGCTGATCTTAAGTATCGACCTTGTTCAAGTATTTTAGCTCTAAAACATCAACTTTGAACTTGGAATATTACTTTCCTTATTGCAAATATGTCACTTAcggctgcttttctttttctgtatctttctttttcctgaaCACAtcagagatctgaacacatcaccccaagttttaaaatctttactctggcttccagtcagtcacagaatagatttgaaaagcctgctgatggtttacaaatcccagaacggttaaagggataatccggagtaaaatgcactttagatcaattaaCGGGAAACACAAGTGATGAGGAAAACAGTTCATAGTCAGATATGTGAAAGATCCAGCCCAGAGGAAAtgaaaagcagtttaaaaaaaagtgaaatatgacacgcacaaaaaaaacaagactctGTGGTATAAAAACAAGACCCTGGCGAGAGACTTTTGTTTAATGCATGCATTCCATAAGTTACACTGCTTCCCATTAACTTACCCGAGCAAAACCTGATGGAGTTTTAAATATGTCACCATTTGAAAATCCCACAAAAACATTAAGCAACACTAATGTTCTGCCCTGTCATCAGTTTGAACTAAACCAGGTTGGATGGGAAGTGTATGGCCTTTCTAGATCATACAGTGTCTATAATGTGAAAACCTACATACTGATTTTCTGCCATGTATTCTAAATCACACACAGTGAAGAAGAAACTGTTGGTTTCATCGGTCAGATGTTGAGGAATTCCTTTATATGTTTACGAAATGGTGCTACGGTCTCATCTGTTTTTTAGTTTGCAGAGAGTGAACTGTGTCAACATTCTCACAGTGAGATTAGAGTTTTGAAATCCACCTCAAACCTGATACAAAAATCCAAAACACAACTGCACAACTGCTGACCAAAGCATGGAAAACATGACATGTTACAGTATTGTTAACATCTATGGCTACTGCTTTTTTTTCAGTATTGATTTAATTCTACAAACCATCAAGGACCCTTAGGTCCTCTAGTTTTAATTATCACCAAATTGAGAATCAAAGCATATGGTGAAGCCTCTCTTTGTCACTATCGCCCACAACTGTGGAATTAAGAAAGTGCCTCACTTCAGCAATGGGAGAAGCGAACGTTAGTAGTTTTCCCATTCAGTTTTATGTTGTATGTATGTCCATGAAACTAAGACGCTATGCATGCATTCCATAAGGTACACTGCTTCCCATTATTTTAATACCAGTGCTGGCTAAATACCACAATGAAGTTTCTACCTGAATGTGATCAAAAGATAGTGATCAGTTTTTACTTCAAAGCCAGTAGTTTGTTTGCCTGTTTGCTATTTTATTGATCAAACTACCTGCCTTCTCTCCCTGAAATCCACAgcaaaactgaaaatatttcagCATACTATTTCACCAAATAtggggaaggaaaaaaaatggagcGTAGGGTTTGGTTCATCTATCTGAGATTTCCACGATTCGCGGGAATCAATGTTATTGCGGTTGGCTTGCAAATGCGTATGTGGAAAGGAAGTGTTGGTGTTTCCTGATAATATTTCCCCCACTTCTGCTCTGCTTCCATATTATCATCCAAGCTACATTTGTATGGGTGAGGGTGTGATATTGGCTGGGCCTCTGAGCAGGCTCGCTCTCATGTGgtgttctggttcaggttgggCAGCAGCTGAGCGGGTGAGCAGGTAGGGTGAGTGTATGTTAATCTATGTAAAGATACCAGTTTGGATATGTGCTGTCCTGGTTGTGGTGCAACATTAAAGGTGAAATACATGCATGGAAAACCCCTGTTGCTCCACCACTGGAGGAGGAGCGTAGTGTCATTCTACTTTAGAGGCTGCTCATAAATGTctttatcttaaaaaaaacgtcagaGGAATGTTGACTGTGGTCTTTTAAGTGTCATTGGGGGAGGTTATTTTAGCTACAGAAAGCTATTTAAAAAAGTCAAGGTCTCCATAACCAAATTTGAATAGCCGACTGAATAATTGCTTTTTGTGGAGTTGATGTGAGGTGGCCAGTACGATGTTCTGCTCCCCATATATCCTGTTTCACACTGATGGCAGACACCACCGCCAGGACAActacaggagtcaccaacatgCACCATCTGTCTGAAAAGATGAGGAAACATGATTTGACCAAGATCCATATGGACCGTTGAAATTTTCAATGTTTAGCCGGGTGAACATTGCCACCCAGTTAGATGAGAGCTACAGGCTGGTAGTTCACGGTCACACAATGATGAGGTAAGCAGAAATTAATACATCCTAGTTTGCCTCTTCAACTGTTTGAAATTTTATGGTGTGTTTGATTTTGCCTTGCAGGCCAAAGATGAAAGAGAGGGCTCAAACAATCCTGGCATTTCATTGTGGCAAGGATGATTTCCACTGTTTTCAATTGGACTTCAGAGACCGTTCAGAACAAACTTCTGAAGTGCATGCTCGGGGTCGTCACGGGTCGTGTAACAGAGGAGGTCAAGTCTGCTAAGTTCGTAGCCATCCAAGCCGATGACACCACTGACATTTCAGCACTGACACGGCTTGTGCTTGTGATTAGATATATCGACGTGCAGCTTACAATGCAAGAACGCTTTCTTTTAGTTTCCGCCTGTGGGTGCAACGTCTAACTCGACTACCAGTTTGTTATTGGAAAGAGTGGACAGCCTGTTTTTCCTATGGTGCCAACAAATAGCTCAAGCATATGATAGAGCCTGTGTGATAAGTGGAGAGTAGGCCATGTGCAGTAGTAAAAGCTATAAAGCAAGATACACTGACCACACTAAGACCAGCCATCTTGGATTCCCTTATTCTGCTTTTGTTACAGTTTTCTGATGTTAACCTCGAGAATGAATGAATTACAAGATGTAAAGATTGACATCCCTTCTCTGTTAAACTGTTTGATGACCACAGTAATTTTATTTGTGACTATAGGGCTTACAGTAAGTGGCTTATGGAGCAACAGGGAAATCTTTGTGTGAGTTGACTGATGGGGTGGTTATCTAGCTACCTATCAATTTACCTATTAAACAGGTAAACTCTGTCATCATAACAATCAACCCCTTCCCACCGTTAAATTTCTGGGGACCACCACTGCGATGGACTGCAGCACATCTTGATTGTGTTATCGTTGAATCAGGGGTAGGCTACAGTGTCGTCTGCATgcgcgtcgagagacctggtcattcggggcttcagccccgaatctccgggcttcagccccgaatctctctggactgacataaagaaaaatatgtataataagaagaagaagaagaacgaagaagaagaaaaagaaggagagctccgtcacgggaccagactaccgcggcgctgctgtcatcatgcaactttgtaaccagctcagaccgcaggattctgaggagcggtgaggagcggtgaggcggtgcggtggccgccgcgcgagtgaaaatatgcgattcgcgcgagttcaaaaaatccaactttggcgaaatattcgtgccagacagcctatcagcgttgagattctggacgacagtgacgtggagacagatggacaggcgctgtctgtgacatgcagatgggactgcacatggaaattagcttcaaagctacaatctggtgcaggtcatctctttactttgtaattaatgtactttgcacatggtccctgacaaaataaaataaaaaagttaaatcaccgccttctccaggagtt
This genomic interval from Odontesthes bonariensis isolate fOdoBon6 chromosome 7, fOdoBon6.hap1, whole genome shotgun sequence contains the following:
- the LOC142384249 gene encoding phospholipase A2 inhibitor clone 09-like is translated as MRLYLLFCVLCWMVHTGCSEEPGPPGSKCEKGDPGIRGPVGPPGLRGFPGPYGARGPTGEPGPAIVCGPDLFGPVVRDVETLQKTIVKLELAINFNFVRKIGQKYFVSNKERGSFLKAAEFCSQQGLGLAQPQSEEENSMLAQLWGEDDKNAWISVNNKKADGNFETNINNQPLTFTKWGEAQPDDTIKDTGCTILSDNGFWRVVRDCSLDAYIICQL